In Halomonas alkalicola, the following proteins share a genomic window:
- the rsmB gene encoding 16S rRNA (cytosine(967)-C(5))-methyltransferase RsmB: MSQPPSHRSHELHQRKRGLENDGGLAVRAAAARALVPVITGKGSLTGLDDHQVVARDRALFKALCYGACRTLPRLEALAAKLLVKPFKVRDADVQALLLLGIHQQLYLRIPAHAAVGETAGAARLLGKEWATRVLNGCLRRLQREAAELQAEVDRDPAVAMLHPKWLLKALRQAWPDDWRAICDANNAPGPMTLRVNRRHGDREAYLDRLAAAGIQARLCLHAPDGITLETPCDVQLLPGFAEGLVSVQDEAAQLTSVLLGPALAPRPGARVLDACCAPGGKTSHLLELFDIEMHAVDSDAERLARVEDALGRLGLEARLAHGDATARDWWDGAPFDAILLDAPCSGSGVIRRHPDIKRLRRPSDIPALAALQTRLLDNLWPLLREGGTLLYATCSVLPEENSDQIAAFLARTPDAEVTTPEDVAWGRPAGAGRQLLPELDGHDGFFYARLKKRPQ, from the coding sequence ATGAGTCAGCCCCCCAGCCATCGCTCCCACGAACTGCACCAACGCAAGCGCGGACTGGAGAACGACGGCGGTCTGGCGGTACGCGCCGCTGCGGCCCGCGCCCTGGTGCCGGTGATCACCGGCAAGGGGTCGCTCACCGGCCTCGACGACCACCAGGTGGTGGCCCGTGATCGCGCCCTGTTCAAGGCGCTCTGCTACGGCGCCTGCCGCACCCTGCCCCGCCTCGAGGCGCTGGCCGCCAAGCTGCTGGTCAAGCCCTTCAAGGTGCGCGATGCCGACGTCCAGGCGCTGCTGCTGCTGGGCATCCACCAGCAGCTCTACCTGCGCATCCCGGCCCACGCCGCGGTGGGCGAGACCGCCGGGGCGGCCCGCCTGCTTGGCAAGGAGTGGGCCACCCGGGTGCTCAATGGCTGCCTGCGCCGCCTGCAGCGCGAGGCCGCCGAGCTCCAGGCCGAGGTGGACCGCGACCCGGCGGTGGCGATGCTCCACCCCAAGTGGCTGCTCAAGGCACTGCGCCAGGCCTGGCCCGATGACTGGCGCGCCATCTGCGACGCCAATAACGCCCCAGGGCCCATGACGCTGCGGGTCAACCGCCGCCACGGCGACCGCGAGGCCTACCTGGACCGGCTGGCCGCGGCCGGCATCCAGGCGAGGCTCTGCCTGCACGCCCCGGACGGCATCACCCTGGAGACGCCCTGCGACGTCCAGCTGCTGCCGGGCTTCGCCGAGGGCCTCGTCAGCGTCCAGGACGAGGCCGCCCAGCTCACCAGCGTGCTGCTCGGCCCGGCCCTGGCGCCGCGTCCCGGCGCCCGGGTACTGGACGCCTGCTGCGCCCCGGGGGGCAAGACCAGCCACCTGCTGGAGCTGTTCGACATCGAGATGCATGCGGTGGACAGCGACGCCGAACGCCTGGCTCGGGTCGAGGACGCCCTGGGTCGGCTTGGCCTGGAGGCGCGCCTGGCCCATGGCGATGCCACCGCCCGCGACTGGTGGGACGGTGCGCCCTTTGACGCCATCCTGCTCGACGCTCCCTGCTCCGGCAGCGGCGTGATCCGTCGCCACCCCGACATCAAGCGCCTGCGCCGCCCCAGCGACATTCCGGCGCTGGCCGCCCTGCAGACCCGCCTGCTCGACAACCTCTGGCCGCTGCTGCGCGAAGGCGGCACCCTGCTCTACGCCACCTGTTCGGTGCTGCCGGAGGAGAACAGCGACCAGATCGCCGCCTTCCTTGCGCGCACCCCGGATGCCGAAGTCACCACCCCCGAGGACGTGGCCTGGGGGCGGCCCGCCGGCGCCGGCCGCCAGCTGCTCCCCGAGCTCGACGGTCACGACGGCTTCTTCTATGCCAGACTGAAGAAACGGCCGCAGTGA
- the def gene encoding peptide deformylase yields the protein MAKLPILEFPDERLRTRAAPVETDDDEVRQLVDDMLETMYDARGIGLAATQVNVHRRVIVMDVSDAQDKPLVLINPEYTPIGDERDLMSEGCLSIPEYYAEVPRALKVRLKALDRDGKPYELEADGLLAHCIQHEHDHLEGVLFVDYLSPLKRDRVMKKMQKRHKLMQPA from the coding sequence ATGGCCAAATTACCGATCCTCGAATTCCCCGACGAGCGCCTGCGCACCAGGGCGGCGCCGGTGGAGACGGACGACGACGAGGTCCGTCAACTGGTCGACGACATGCTCGAGACCATGTACGACGCCCGCGGCATCGGGCTGGCCGCGACCCAGGTGAACGTCCACCGACGGGTGATCGTGATGGACGTCAGCGATGCCCAGGACAAGCCGCTGGTGCTGATCAATCCCGAGTACACCCCGATCGGCGACGAGCGCGACCTGATGAGCGAGGGTTGCCTGTCGATTCCCGAGTACTACGCCGAGGTGCCACGGGCGCTCAAGGTTCGCCTCAAGGCACTGGACCGCGACGGCAAGCCCTACGAGCTCGAGGCCGACGGTCTGCTGGCCCATTGCATCCAGCACGAACACGACCACCTCGAGGGGGTGCTGTTCGTCGACTACCTCTCGCCGCTCAAGCGCGACCGGGTGATGAAGAAGATGCAGAAGCGCCACAAGCTGATGCAGCCCGCCTGA
- the fmt gene encoding methionyl-tRNA formyltransferase: MSRPHDSHSLSVIFAGTPDFAAESLQALLDSRHRVIAVYTQPDRPAGRGRKLTPSPVKRLALEHGLPVHQPETLRAPEAQAELAALDADLMVVVAYGLILPGEVLETPRLGCLNVHASLLPRWRGAAPIQRAIEAGDAESGVTIMQMDEGLDTGAMLRVRRTPITATTTGGELHDTLAALGGEAIVEALDALAGPGLAATPQPEAGVTYAAKLSKAEAELDFREPAAAMAARVRAFNPWPVAWCAFDGDRLRLLMAEASGLSEGEAPAAPGTLLDHDGEALRIACGPAGDQVLRVTQAQLPGGKALPVSELLRPRAERFAPGLRLGHHDEEASA; the protein is encoded by the coding sequence ATGTCCCGACCCCACGACTCTCACTCCCTCAGCGTCATCTTCGCCGGCACGCCCGACTTCGCCGCCGAGAGTCTGCAGGCGCTGCTGGACAGCCGCCATCGCGTCATCGCCGTCTACACCCAGCCGGACCGCCCCGCGGGCCGCGGCCGCAAGCTGACGCCGAGCCCAGTCAAGCGTCTCGCCCTCGAGCATGGGCTGCCGGTCCATCAGCCGGAGACCCTCAGGGCCCCCGAGGCCCAGGCCGAGCTCGCCGCCCTGGACGCCGACCTCATGGTGGTGGTGGCCTACGGGCTGATCCTGCCCGGGGAGGTGCTCGAGACGCCGCGGCTGGGCTGCCTCAACGTCCACGCCTCGCTGCTGCCGCGCTGGCGTGGCGCCGCCCCCATCCAGCGCGCCATCGAGGCCGGCGACGCCGAGAGCGGCGTGACCATCATGCAGATGGACGAGGGCCTCGACACCGGTGCCATGCTGCGGGTGCGGCGCACCCCGATCACCGCCACCACCACCGGCGGCGAGCTGCATGACACCCTGGCCGCGCTGGGCGGCGAGGCCATCGTCGAGGCGCTGGACGCCCTGGCAGGCCCGGGCCTTGCGGCCACGCCCCAGCCCGAAGCCGGCGTCACCTATGCCGCCAAGCTCTCCAAGGCCGAGGCCGAACTCGACTTCCGCGAGCCGGCCGCGGCCATGGCCGCTCGGGTCCGCGCCTTCAACCCCTGGCCGGTGGCCTGGTGCGCCTTCGACGGCGACCGCCTGCGCCTGCTGATGGCCGAGGCGAGCGGGCTCAGCGAAGGCGAGGCGCCCGCCGCACCGGGCACCCTGCTCGACCACGACGGCGAGGCGCTGCGCATCGCCTGTGGCCCCGCGGGCGACCAGGTGCTGCGAGTGACCCAGGCCCAGTTGCCCGGCGGCAAGGCACTGCCGGTGAGTGAGCTGCTGCGTCCCCGGGCCGAGCGCTTCGCGCCTGGCCTGCGCCTGGGCCACCATGACGAGGAGGCCTCCGCATGA
- a CDS encoding TraB/GumN family protein, which yields MTDSQDTAMPIDSPAGVTGPRRVIQVGETRYTLLGTAHVSAESAQDVRALVRSGEFDAVAIELCDARHHSLDNPDALHDQDLFEIFRQGKAGMVAASLALGAFQQRVAEQSGIEPGAEMRAALEESREAGLPLLLIDRDVGVTLKRIYHNAPWWQRFSLFSGLLGSVLSRQDVSAAEIERLKEGDVLESTFSEFAAESETLYTPLISERDRYMVLRLAEEAPPGRYRHVLVVIGAGHLKGMAEEFETPLPEAPTAEREALEETPPPSKLWRALPWLVTVLVLTGFAIGFSRNTELGWQLVGEWFLINGVLSAAATLVALAHPLTVAATFFAAPLTSLNPTIGAGFVAAGVELYLRKPKVRDFSTLRHDVTELKGWWRNRVSRTLLVFMLATLGSAAGTWVAGFRIAGALFGSSP from the coding sequence ATGACCGACTCCCAGGACACCGCGATGCCCATCGACTCGCCGGCCGGCGTGACCGGCCCGCGCCGCGTCATCCAGGTGGGCGAGACCCGTTACACCCTGCTGGGCACCGCCCATGTCTCCGCCGAGAGCGCCCAGGACGTGCGCGCCCTGGTCCGTTCCGGCGAATTCGACGCCGTGGCCATCGAGCTGTGCGATGCCCGACACCACAGCCTCGACAACCCGGACGCCCTGCACGACCAGGACCTGTTCGAGATCTTTCGCCAGGGCAAGGCGGGCATGGTGGCAGCGAGCCTGGCGCTGGGCGCCTTCCAGCAGCGCGTCGCCGAGCAGTCGGGCATCGAGCCCGGCGCCGAGATGCGCGCCGCCCTGGAGGAGAGCCGTGAGGCGGGCCTGCCGCTGCTGCTGATCGACCGCGACGTGGGGGTGACCCTCAAGCGCATCTACCACAACGCCCCCTGGTGGCAGCGCTTCTCGCTGTTCTCGGGGCTGCTGGGCAGCGTGCTGTCGCGCCAGGACGTCTCCGCCGCGGAGATCGAGCGCCTCAAGGAGGGCGACGTGCTGGAGTCCACCTTCAGCGAGTTTGCCGCCGAATCCGAGACCCTCTACACGCCGCTGATCAGCGAGCGCGACCGCTACATGGTGCTGCGCCTGGCCGAGGAGGCCCCGCCGGGGCGCTACCGCCATGTCCTGGTGGTGATCGGCGCGGGGCATCTGAAGGGAATGGCCGAGGAGTTCGAGACCCCGCTGCCCGAGGCGCCCACGGCGGAGCGCGAGGCGCTGGAGGAGACCCCGCCGCCTTCGAAGCTGTGGCGAGCGCTGCCCTGGCTGGTCACCGTCCTGGTGCTGACCGGCTTCGCCATCGGCTTCTCGCGCAACACCGAGCTCGGCTGGCAGCTGGTCGGCGAGTGGTTCCTGATCAACGGCGTGCTCTCGGCGGCGGCCACCCTGGTGGCCCTGGCTCACCCCCTGACGGTGGCGGCTACCTTCTTCGCCGCGCCGCTCACCTCGCTCAACCCCACCATCGGCGCCGGCTTCGTGGCCGCCGGGGTCGAGCTCTACCTGCGCAAGCCCAAGGTGCGCGACTTCTCGACATTGCGCCACGACGTCACCGAGCTGAAGGGCTGGTGGCGCAACCGCGTCTCGCGCACCCTGCTGGTCTTCATGCTGGCCACCCTGGGCTCCGCCGCCGGCACCTGGGTCGCGGGCTTCCGTATCGCCGGCGCCCTGTTCGGCAGCTCGCCTTGA
- a CDS encoding LysM peptidoglycan-binding domain-containing protein yields MKQMKEGKVRRRWPGRAALVLGVALALGGGAGKALAQGLSWDDGLRGDAPDRYTVVRGDTLWDISGRFLRHPWQWPEVWQVNPQIRNPHLIYPGDVIYLYDCNGRPCLGLERGQGQVRLSPEMRTIPHREAIEPIPLEAIRHFLRDHRIVDDPDALDELAYVVGGDDRRLLSGVGDRLYARGEVEGSGRVGFYRVGERFLDPSSGELLGLELESVGQARRERQEEEIVVLEVTSSSQEVRNNDIVLPLEVRDLVTEFIPRAPEREVEGTVLAVPGGVQFIGRLQVVALDRGRRDGLEPGHVLMVEQRGELVSDPRTGESLRLPGEDAGLVMVFQPYEKMSYGLVMKASRSLSVGDRVHSPERALGAALR; encoded by the coding sequence ATGAAACAGATGAAAGAGGGCAAGGTGCGGCGCCGCTGGCCAGGCAGGGCGGCGCTGGTGCTCGGCGTGGCGCTGGCGCTGGGGGGAGGGGCCGGCAAGGCCCTGGCCCAGGGGCTCTCCTGGGACGATGGCCTGCGCGGCGATGCCCCGGACCGCTACACGGTGGTGCGTGGCGATACCCTCTGGGACATCTCCGGGCGCTTCCTGCGCCACCCCTGGCAGTGGCCCGAGGTGTGGCAGGTCAACCCGCAGATCCGCAACCCCCACCTGATCTACCCGGGCGATGTCATCTACCTCTATGACTGCAACGGGCGTCCCTGTCTGGGGCTGGAGCGCGGCCAGGGCCAGGTGCGGCTCTCACCGGAGATGCGCACCATTCCCCACCGAGAGGCGATCGAGCCGATTCCCCTGGAGGCGATCCGCCACTTCCTGCGCGACCACCGCATCGTCGACGACCCCGACGCCCTCGACGAGCTGGCCTATGTGGTGGGCGGCGACGATCGCCGCCTGCTGAGCGGCGTGGGAGATCGCCTCTATGCCCGCGGGGAGGTGGAGGGCAGCGGTCGGGTCGGCTTCTATCGGGTCGGCGAGCGCTTCCTGGACCCCTCCAGCGGCGAGCTGCTCGGCCTGGAGCTGGAGAGTGTCGGCCAGGCCCGCCGCGAGCGACAGGAGGAGGAGATCGTGGTGCTGGAGGTGACCTCTTCGAGCCAGGAGGTGCGCAACAACGACATCGTGCTGCCCCTGGAGGTGCGCGATCTGGTCACCGAGTTCATCCCCCGCGCCCCGGAGCGCGAGGTGGAGGGCACCGTTCTCGCGGTGCCGGGGGGCGTGCAGTTCATCGGCCGCCTGCAGGTGGTGGCGCTGGACCGCGGGCGCCGCGACGGCCTCGAGCCCGGCCATGTGCTGATGGTCGAGCAGCGCGGCGAGCTGGTCAGCGACCCGCGCACCGGCGAATCGCTGCGCCTGCCCGGTGAGGACGCCGGTCTGGTGATGGTGTTCCAGCCCTACGAGAAGATGAGCTATGGCCTGGTGATGAAGGCCAGCCGCTCGCTCTCGGTGGGGGATCGCGTGCACAGCCCCGAGCGCGCCCTGGGCGCCGCCCTGCGTTGA
- a CDS encoding dodecin, with translation MSTHTYKHIELTGSSEEGIQQAIESAIAKAGETLHGMRWFEVIDTRGHLENGRVAHWQVTIKVGFTLD, from the coding sequence ATGAGCACCCATACCTACAAGCATATCGAGCTGACCGGTTCCTCCGAGGAGGGCATCCAGCAGGCCATCGAGAGCGCCATCGCCAAGGCCGGCGAGACCCTGCACGGCATGCGCTGGTTCGAGGTCATCGATACCCGCGGCCATCTGGAAAACGGCCGCGTGGCCCACTGGCAGGTCACCATCAAGGTCGGCTTCACCCTCGACTGA
- a CDS encoding tRNA-uridine aminocarboxypropyltransferase, which yields MQHDSPDTCAERPLDGALSHDPGTALSHDPATGHPRPPRREFKARGSFVARCPGCHLPELNCLCPYAVRAESEARVWLLTHPMEHHKPTNTGRLIRDVLPETEVFTWYRTAPDERLLALLDDPRYAPFVIFPDDQPDYAERVVGIDAVAEAKAAGRTPVYVLLDGTWRQARRIFRKSPYLDRLPVLPLHSERLTRYRLRKPASAAHLCTAEVAAELLRQGGDDSAAQALDDYFDAFNESYAASRRFEKIEAPTAAMRRLLERKG from the coding sequence ATGCAGCACGACAGCCCTGACACCTGTGCCGAGCGTCCTCTGGACGGGGCGCTTTCCCATGACCCCGGAACCGCGCTTTCCCATGACCCCGCCACCGGCCATCCGCGGCCGCCCCGGCGCGAGTTCAAGGCCCGGGGCAGCTTCGTTGCGCGCTGCCCGGGCTGCCACCTGCCCGAGCTCAACTGCCTCTGTCCCTATGCGGTGAGGGCCGAGAGCGAGGCGCGGGTGTGGCTGCTGACCCACCCCATGGAGCACCACAAGCCCACCAACACCGGGCGGCTGATCCGTGACGTGCTGCCCGAGACCGAGGTCTTCACCTGGTATCGCACCGCGCCGGACGAGCGGCTGCTGGCGCTGCTGGACGACCCCCGCTACGCCCCCTTCGTGATCTTTCCGGACGACCAGCCGGACTACGCCGAACGGGTGGTGGGCATCGACGCCGTGGCCGAGGCCAAGGCCGCCGGGCGCACGCCGGTCTACGTGCTGCTGGACGGCACCTGGCGCCAGGCGCGGCGCATCTTCCGCAAGAGCCCCTACCTCGACCGGCTGCCGGTACTGCCGCTGCACAGCGAGCGGCTGACCCGCTACCGCCTGCGCAAGCCGGCCTCCGCAGCCCATCTGTGCACCGCCGAGGTGGCCGCCGAACTGCTGCGCCAGGGGGGCGACGACTCGGCCGCCCAGGCCCTGGACGACTACTTCGACGCCTTCAACGAGAGCTACGCCGCCAGCCGGCGCTTCGAGAAGATCGAAGCGCCGACGGCGGCGATGCGGCGGCTGCTGGAGCGAAAGGGATAG
- the trkA gene encoding Trk system potassium transporter TrkA translates to MKIIILGAGQVGGTLAEHLAREENDITVVDTDGDKLRELHTKLDIRTVVGPGSYPMVLRQAGCEDADMLIAVTSQDEVNMIACQVAHTLFRTPTKIARVRATAYLTRKGLFAHEAVPIDVLISPEQVVTDHIRRLIEHPGALQVLEFAGGLVQLVAVKAIYGGPLVGQDLAFLRRHMPSVDTRVAAIYRRNRPIIPRGDTVIEADDEVFFIAARRDIRAVMSELRRLDRDFRRVVIAGGGNIGERLAEHLEHSHQVKIIQHNLERCTVLSERLDRTVVLHGSATSKRLLEEENIEECDIFCALTNDDEVNIMSSMLAKRMGAKKVLTLINNAAYVDLVQGGEIDIAISPQQATIGSLLTHVRRGDIVNVHSLRRGAAEAIEAIAHGDTQSSKVVGRAIGEIELPRGTTIGAIVRGKEVLIAHDDVVVASGDHLILFVIDKRRIRDVERLFQVGLTFF, encoded by the coding sequence ATGAAGATCATCATCCTCGGCGCCGGCCAGGTCGGCGGCACCCTGGCCGAACACCTGGCCCGGGAGGAGAACGACATCACCGTGGTGGACACCGACGGTGACAAGCTGCGCGAGCTGCACACCAAGCTCGACATCCGCACCGTGGTGGGGCCCGGCTCCTACCCCATGGTGCTGCGCCAGGCGGGCTGCGAGGACGCCGACATGCTGATCGCGGTGACCAGCCAGGACGAGGTCAACATGATCGCCTGCCAGGTCGCCCACACCCTCTTTCGCACCCCCACCAAGATCGCCCGGGTGCGCGCCACCGCCTACCTGACCCGCAAGGGGCTCTTCGCCCACGAGGCGGTGCCCATCGACGTGCTGATCAGCCCCGAGCAGGTGGTCACCGACCATATCCGCCGGCTGATCGAGCACCCCGGCGCCCTGCAGGTGCTGGAGTTCGCCGGCGGCCTGGTCCAGCTCGTCGCGGTCAAGGCGATCTACGGCGGCCCCCTGGTGGGTCAGGATCTCGCCTTCCTGCGCCGCCACATGCCCAGCGTGGATACCCGGGTCGCGGCCATCTACCGCCGCAACCGGCCGATCATCCCGCGCGGCGACACCGTGATCGAGGCCGACGACGAGGTCTTCTTCATCGCCGCCCGCCGCGATATCCGCGCGGTGATGAGCGAACTGCGCCGCCTCGACCGCGACTTCCGCCGGGTGGTGATCGCTGGCGGCGGCAACATCGGCGAGCGCCTCGCCGAGCACCTGGAGCACAGCCACCAGGTGAAGATCATCCAGCACAACCTTGAGCGCTGCACGGTGCTCTCCGAACGCCTCGACCGCACCGTGGTGCTGCACGGCAGCGCCACCAGCAAGCGGCTGCTGGAGGAGGAGAACATCGAGGAGTGCGACATCTTCTGTGCGCTGACCAACGACGACGAGGTCAACATCATGTCGTCGATGCTGGCCAAGCGCATGGGGGCCAAGAAGGTGCTGACGCTGATCAACAACGCCGCCTACGTGGACCTGGTCCAGGGCGGCGAGATCGACATCGCCATCTCGCCCCAGCAGGCCACCATCGGCAGCCTGCTGACCCACGTGCGACGCGGCGATATCGTCAACGTCCACTCCCTGCGCCGCGGCGCGGCGGAGGCCATCGAGGCGATCGCCCACGGCGATACCCAGTCCTCGAAGGTGGTGGGCCGTGCCATCGGCGAGATCGAGCTGCCCCGGGGCACCACCATCGGCGCCATTGTGCGCGGCAAGGAGGTGCTGATCGCCCACGACGACGTGGTGGTGGCGTCCGGCGACCACCTGATCCTGTTCGTGATCGACAAGCGCCGCATCCGCGACGTGGAGCGGCTGTTCCAGGTCGGCCTGACCTTCTTCTGA
- the dprA gene encoding DNA-processing protein DprA — MPAQRPGVREWLALFRLPGLGGARLAELAATATAWPDGWLALLPREAATALRLWLDHPGRSPLTVEIDRAEAWLAAAPDRHLLHPGHPRWPTLLAEIPDPPPLLWAWGDLAALAPPRLAMVGARRATREGLANAASFARELAGRGWCVVSGMALGIDAAAQQAALAAGGPSVAVLGCGVDVVYPARHHRLHERLREPGGLLLSEHPPGTPARPAFFPRRNRIVTGLSFGVLVVEAAERSGSLVSARLAAEQGREVFALPGSIHNPQARGCLRLIRDGAVLVREVDDIVAELTQWLPAASPRVPADPLPAEEGAASGEPLLRWLSGQPTPVDTLVGLSGLGIAECQRRLLELELEGRVAHAAGGWVRLSGA; from the coding sequence ATGCCTGCCCAGCGGCCTGGCGTCCGGGAGTGGCTGGCCCTCTTCAGGCTGCCGGGCCTGGGCGGTGCGCGGCTGGCCGAACTGGCGGCCACGGCCACCGCCTGGCCCGATGGCTGGCTGGCGCTACTGCCCCGGGAGGCCGCCACGGCGCTGCGCCTGTGGCTCGACCATCCCGGGCGCAGCCCGCTGACGGTTGAGATCGACCGGGCCGAGGCGTGGCTCGCCGCGGCCCCCGATCGTCACCTGCTCCACCCCGGTCATCCTCGCTGGCCGACCCTGCTCGCCGAGATTCCCGATCCGCCACCCCTGCTGTGGGCCTGGGGCGACCTAGCCGCGCTCGCGCCGCCGCGCCTGGCCATGGTGGGGGCGCGCCGTGCCACCCGGGAGGGGCTGGCCAATGCGGCCAGCTTCGCCCGGGAGCTAGCCGGGCGCGGCTGGTGCGTGGTCAGCGGCATGGCCCTGGGCATCGACGCCGCCGCCCAGCAGGCGGCGCTGGCGGCGGGCGGGCCCAGCGTCGCGGTGCTCGGCTGCGGCGTCGACGTGGTCTACCCGGCCCGCCACCATCGCCTGCATGAGCGCCTGCGCGAGCCGGGTGGCCTGCTGCTCTCCGAGCATCCGCCCGGCACTCCGGCGCGGCCGGCCTTCTTTCCCCGGCGCAACCGCATCGTTACCGGGCTCTCCTTCGGCGTGCTGGTGGTAGAGGCGGCCGAGCGCAGCGGCTCCCTGGTCAGCGCCCGCCTGGCCGCCGAGCAGGGCCGCGAGGTCTTCGCGCTGCCGGGCTCCATCCACAACCCCCAGGCCCGGGGCTGCCTGCGGCTGATCCGTGACGGGGCCGTGCTGGTACGCGAGGTCGACGATATCGTCGCCGAGCTGACCCAGTGGCTGCCCGCCGCGAGCCCCCGGGTGCCAGCAGACCCGCTCCCGGCGGAGGAGGGCGCCGCGTCCGGCGAGCCGCTGCTGCGCTGGCTGAGCGGCCAGCCGACGCCGGTGGATACCCTGGTGGGCCTCTCGGGACTGGGCATCGCCGAGTGCCAGCGGCGCCTGCTGGAACTCGAACTGGAGGGGCGGGTGGCTCACGCCGCCGGCGGCTGGGTGCGCCTCTCGGGGGCATGA
- a CDS encoding TrkH family potassium uptake protein: MSLRMILRILGLLLMLFSLTMVPPILISLLFGDGQWNAFAIAIAITVVTGAVMYLPNRRARKELRTRDGFLIAALFWSVLALFGSLPLMLTGDSALSITDAVFESFSGLTTTGATVITGIEHLPESILYSRQQLQWLGGMGIVVLAVAILPTLGVGGMALYRTEIPGPLKDSKLTPRITETAKALWYIYAALTVTCMLAYMAAGMNWFDALGHSFSTVAIGGFSTYDASIGHFDSAVIEMICVFFLIVSAVSFSLHFVAWREKRLTHYFQDPEARFLLLFLLGLAVITVVSLWLTETYGTERGLRHGIFQVVSVATTAGFGVADFSAWPGALPFLLFMAAFVGGCSGSTGGGMKVIRIILILKQGMREVMRLIHPNAVIAVKVGKVSVPDGIAQAVWGFFSVYVMLFFLMLVGVMATGVDQVTAWSTVASALNNLGPALGEASSHYGDLPTLAKWILVMAMLLGRLEIFTVLVLFTPAFWRR, translated from the coding sequence ATGAGCCTGCGCATGATCCTGCGCATCCTGGGGCTGCTGCTGATGCTGTTCAGCCTGACCATGGTGCCGCCGATCCTGATCTCCCTGCTGTTCGGCGACGGCCAGTGGAATGCCTTCGCCATCGCCATCGCCATCACGGTGGTGACCGGTGCCGTGATGTACCTGCCCAACCGGCGCGCGCGCAAGGAGCTGCGCACCCGCGACGGCTTTCTGATCGCGGCGCTGTTCTGGAGCGTGCTGGCGCTGTTCGGCTCGCTGCCGCTGATGCTCACCGGCGACTCGGCGCTCTCCATCACCGATGCGGTGTTCGAGTCCTTCTCGGGGCTGACCACCACCGGGGCCACGGTGATCACCGGCATCGAGCACCTGCCCGAGTCGATCCTCTACTCCCGGCAGCAGCTGCAGTGGCTGGGCGGCATGGGCATCGTGGTACTGGCCGTGGCGATCCTGCCGACGCTGGGCGTCGGCGGCATGGCCCTCTACCGCACCGAGATCCCCGGCCCCCTCAAGGACTCCAAGCTCACCCCGCGCATCACCGAGACCGCCAAGGCGCTGTGGTACATCTACGCCGCCCTGACCGTCACCTGCATGCTGGCCTACATGGCCGCCGGGATGAACTGGTTCGACGCACTGGGCCACAGCTTCTCCACCGTGGCCATCGGCGGCTTCTCCACCTATGACGCCAGCATCGGCCACTTCGACAGCGCCGTGATCGAGATGATCTGTGTGTTCTTCCTGATCGTCTCTGCGGTGAGCTTCAGCCTGCACTTCGTGGCCTGGCGCGAGAAGCGGCTGACCCACTACTTCCAGGACCCCGAGGCGCGCTTCCTGCTGCTCTTCCTGCTGGGCCTGGCGGTGATCACCGTGGTCTCGCTGTGGCTCACCGAGACCTACGGCACCGAGCGGGGCCTGCGCCACGGCATCTTCCAGGTGGTCTCGGTGGCCACCACCGCCGGCTTCGGCGTCGCGGACTTCTCGGCCTGGCCGGGGGCGCTGCCCTTCCTGCTGTTTATGGCCGCCTTCGTCGGCGGCTGCTCCGGCTCCACCGGCGGCGGCATGAAGGTGATCCGCATCATCCTGATCCTCAAGCAGGGGATGCGCGAGGTGATGCGCCTGATCCACCCCAACGCGGTGATCGCGGTCAAGGTGGGCAAGGTGAGCGTACCGGACGGCATCGCCCAGGCGGTGTGGGGCTTCTTCTCGGTCTACGTGATGCTCTTCTTCCTGATGCTGGTGGGGGTGATGGCCACCGGGGTCGACCAGGTCACCGCCTGGTCCACCGTGGCCTCGGCGCTCAACAACCTGGGTCCGGCGCTGGGCGAGGCCTCCAGCCACTACGGCGACCTGCCGACCCTGGCCAAGTGGATCCTGGTGATGGCCATGCTGCTCGGCCGCCTGGAGATCTTCACCGTGCTGGTGCTGTTCACCCCCGCCTTCTGGCGGCGCTGA